Proteins encoded by one window of Anopheles maculipalpis chromosome 2RL, idAnoMacuDA_375_x, whole genome shotgun sequence:
- the LOC126557699 gene encoding serine/threonine-protein kinase PAK 1: MIKNIFGSRRAKDSERNKISEIGLPTNVVHGMHVSKNQQTGHLEGLPKSWIRMMDALITHDEQSKNPEAAYQAVKFYSYSIKKKEATEPFKPFITEDAIHEETESIDQFLDQKTTHKSEDSLAGSSEENETVPQPPPPPLPKKSMTLPPKPQLKPKPKNYTSKVYKGMDNLHLIDAGSNSETMIIHNVPHLDTHQSSYAICTNVNNNNSLDQEPEPADSDLILRPKEKLTRQPKSDEQVYFELKKICNLDDPLQRYEKTVEVGKGASGVVFIALDRNTGAKVAIKTIDMKNQSSKESILNEINVLKDFNHKNLVNFLEAYYLEDVDQLWVILEYMDGGPLTDVVTETVMKDRQIAAVCREVLLAISFLHAKGIIHRDIKSDNVLLGMDGSVKVTDFGFCANIEGDEKRQTMVGTPYWMAPEVVTRKQYGKKVDIWSLGIMAIEMIEGQPPYLNQAPLRALYLIAANGRPDIKSWDKLSDNLKDFLDRCLQVEVDMRASADELLRHPFLQDCMELRTLTPLIKAARRLLKRDN, encoded by the coding sequence AtgattaaaaacattttcggCAGCAGACGGGCGAAGGATTCCGAGCGGAacaaaatttccgaaatcggTCTCCCGACGAACGTGGTGCACGGGATGCACGTCAGCAAGAACCAGCAGACGGGGCATCTGGAAGGCTTACCGAAATCATGGATCCGCATGATGGATGCGTTGATCACGCACGacgaacaaagcaaaaatccGGAGGCGGCTTACCAGGCGGTAAAGTTTTACAGTTACTCGatcaaaaagaaggaagcgaCGGAACCGTTCAAGCCGTTCATTACGGAAGATGCGATCCACGAGGAAACGGAATCGATTGACCAATTTCTCGACCAGAAAACTACGCACAAGAGCGAAGATTCGCTGGCCGGGAGTAGCGAGGAAAATGAAACTGTCCCCCAGCCGCCTCCGCCTCCGCTGCCCAAGAAAAGTATGACCCTGCCACCGAAACCACAGCTGAAACCAAAGCCCAAAAACTACACCAGCAAGGTGTACAAAGGCATGGACAATCTGCATCTGATCGATGCGGGCAGCAACAGCGAAACGATGATCATCCACAACGTTCCCCATCTCGACACACACCAAAGTTCCTACGCGATCTGCACCAacgtcaacaacaacaacagtctCGACCAGGAGCCCGAACCCGCGGACAGTGATCTAATACTGCGACCGAAGGAGAAACTAACCCGGCAGCCCAAGAGCGACGAACAGGTGTACTTCGAGCTGAAGAAGATCTGCAATCTGGATGATCCGCTCCAGCGGTACGAGAAAACGGTCGAGGTGGGCAAGGGTGCGTCGGGGGTGGTGTTTATTGCGCTCGATCGCAATACGGGCGCAAAGGTGGCCATCAAAACGATCGACATGAAAAATCAGTCATCGAAGGAATCCATCCTGAACGAGATTAACGTACTGAAGGACTTTAATCACAAGAATCTGGTCAACTTCCTGGAAGCGTACTACCTGGAGGACGTTGACCAGCTGTGGGTAATTCTCGAGTATATGGATGGTGGTCCGCTGACGGATGTGGTTACGGAAACGGTCATGAAAGATCGACAGATTGCGGCTGTCTGCCGAGAGGTGCTGCTGGCGATTAGCTTCCTCCACGCCAAGGGCATCATCCATCGGGACATCAAGTCCGACAACGTGCTGCTCGGTATGGACGGTTCGGTAAAGGTGACCGATTTCGGTTTCTGCGCCAACATCGAGGGTGACGAGAAGCGGCAGACGATGGTCGGCACACCGTACTGGATGGCACCGGAGGTGGTGACGCGCAAACAGTACGGCAAGAAGGTGGACATCTGGTCGCTCGGTATCATGGCGATCGAGATGATCGAGGGTCAACCGCCGTACCTCAATCAGGCCCCGCTCCGTGCGCTCTATCTGATTGCGGCGAATGGGCGGCCGGATATCAAGAGCTGGGACAAACTGTCGGACAATCTGAAGGACTTCCTGGACCGCTGCCTGCAGGTGGAGGTTGACATGCGTGCATCGGCCGACGAGCTGCTGCGGCATCCGTTCCTGCAGGACTGTATGGAGCTGCGAACGTTAACACCGCTGATAAAGGCCGCCCGAAGATTGCTGAAGCGGGACAATTGA